TGCTTTTTAGCTCTGTTTATTCAGAGCAGCTACGCTCTTTTGGCGCTGGCGGTGCTGATTATAAAAGAGCAAAGGTTTTTATCCCTAGTGGCTGCGTGCTAAAAGACAGCCTTGGCGATATTCTAATAAGGTGTAAAAACAGCTGGGCAAGGGCTCAGGTGCTGCGCATAGAAATTGGCTGTTACGAGGCAGCAAAGACACTAGTAGACCTAGCTGGCGATGAGCCAAGGGGACTAAAAGTAAGCGGGCTAGGTGGTGAAAAAATAGAAACTAGAATTCCTATAAAAACCGCTAGATTAAAACTACAAATCACCCCAGCAGACGCAAGCTCGCCTTTGCCAAATATCATTATCTGCGAACATGAAATCGCACTTAGCATTTTTGGCAGTGATGAAAAACTAGTAGAACAAATCGCCTCAAACTCACTCATAGAGGCTTTTTAAGCTCTAGAATTCCCTAGAATTCCCTAATAAAACATTAACTTTACTTTTGTTATAATACTCCTACATCTTAATTCAAAGGAGTAACAATGAAAAAAGTCCTAGTGCTAGCAGCCTTGCTAGCAAGCTTTGCCTTTGGCAAACCACTAGTTTATGTCCTAGCAACAGGTGGTACGATAGCAGGTAGCGCAGCAGGTGGTGCTACTGATACTGCCTATACATCAGGCGCTGTTACAGTAGATGCTCTGCTAAAAGCTGTGCCTCAAATAAACGACATCGCAGTAGTAAAAGGCGAACAAGTAGCAAACATCGGCTCACAAGCTATGAACAACGAAATCTGGCTAAAACTAGCCAAGCGTGTAAATGAGCTACTAAAACAAAAAGATGTAGCAGGTATCGTCATCACTCACGGCACTGATACTATGGAAGAGACTGCGTATTTCCTAAACCTAACAGTAAAAAGCGACAAACCAGTAGTTTTAGTAGGTGCGATGAGAAGCTCTACTTCAATGAGTGCTGATGGCCCACTAAATCTATACAACGCTGTAAATGTAGCCATAAATAAAGAGAGCAAGGGCAAAGGCGTGCTTGTAGCAATGAACGAAGAAATCCACGCTGCAAGAGAGGTTCAAAAAACAAATACAACTGGCGTAGCAACTTTTAAAAGCCCAAATACTGGCAAAATCGGCTCAGTATTTTATGGTAATGTAAAATACTACCTAAACCCTACAAGAGCTCACACAAAAGCTAGTGAGTTTGATGTAAGCAAGCTAAGCGAGCTACCAAAGGTTGAAGTTGTAATGGGATACGCTAATGTAGATCGTGCTATGCTTGATGCTGCTATAAGCTCTGGAGCAAAAGGAATCATCAACGCTGGTGTGGGCAACGGTAGCCTTTATCCAACAGCAGAAGAAGCCTTTGGCAAAGCTATCGCAAATGGCGTAATCGTAGCTCGCTCATCTCGTGTGGGCTCAGGCGAGACTACAAGGGGTGGTGA
This DNA window, taken from Campylobacter magnus, encodes the following:
- a CDS encoding type II asparaginase, yielding MKKVLVLAALLASFAFGKPLVYVLATGGTIAGSAAGGATDTAYTSGAVTVDALLKAVPQINDIAVVKGEQVANIGSQAMNNEIWLKLAKRVNELLKQKDVAGIVITHGTDTMEETAYFLNLTVKSDKPVVLVGAMRSSTSMSADGPLNLYNAVNVAINKESKGKGVLVAMNEEIHAAREVQKTNTTGVATFKSPNTGKIGSVFYGNVKYYLNPTRAHTKASEFDVSKLSELPKVEVVMGYANVDRAMLDAAISSGAKGIINAGVGNGSLYPTAEEAFGKAIANGVIVARSSRVGSGETTRGGETDDDKFGSIATDNLSPAKARVLLMLGLTKTNDKAKLQEYFYKY